AGAGGAGCTGCGCGTGGCCCGCCTTGTCCACGACAAGAAAGGCGAGCGGTTCGACGCCGATACCGCCGCCGGCGCCGCCGCCCTCGAAGTTGCCCTCAGAGCGCGAACCCCGGGCCCCGCCCTCGGTGGCGCCCGTGCCGAAGCCGATGCCGATCTTGCACACCGGCACGATGGTCGCGTCGCCCACGCTGATGGGCTTGCCCACCACGTTCTCCGAGCCGCTCATCGAGCGCATTTCCTTGAGAAGTCCCTGAATGATTTCGTTGAGATTCATCTAACCCTCCCACGCGCCCACAGGGCGCTGGTGCCTGTCTGATTCGTGCGCTCATTAGACCCCGGGAAGGGGGTGGGGTCAATCGGGGGCGATTTCCCTAAACCGACAAAAACCCGATCCCCGCACCAACCAGGCCCAGCGCAAACCACTGCCTGCGGCTGAGGTGTTCCTTGAGTACGACGAAGGCGAGGATGAGGGTGATCGCGGGCGCGATGGAGGTGAGGCTCGAGACCATCACCGAGCTTCCAAGGCCGTAGCCCAGCAGGACGCAGACGTGGCCGCCGGCGTCGAGGAGACCCACGGCGGCGACCTTGCCCCAGGCGTGGCGCGGCGGGAGGATGTTTCGCCAGCCGAGCTGC
The Chrysiogenia bacterium genome window above contains:
- a CDS encoding sporulation protein, encoding MNLNEIIQGLLKEMRSMSGSENVVGKPISVGDATIVPVCKIGIGFGTGATEGGARGSRSEGNFEGGGAGGGIGVEPLAFLVVDKAGHAQLLSLKGTKESMIGRALDLVPEVVDKFLGEGPGEGQRPVGTSAEKKTPKKPS